The following DNA comes from Flavobacterium sp. N3904.
ATATTCATCAATAAATAATACCAATACTCACTGCGCCTAGCCCTCCCTGAAAAATTTGCATAATTCTCGAAAACAACTTTTTTGTACCATTCAATCATAATTTTATTTTTAGTTGGTTAATAGTGGTCTAATGTATAAAAAATATCCCAAATTCCTATTTTTTAGACAATTAAAAATCCTACACAATCACGCCTTCCCATACAAGGCTTTTATTTTATCTACAATTACTTGGGCCAAGCGTTCATGGCTTTCGTAGGTCCAACCAGCTATGTGCGGGGTCAAAATCACTTTTCGCCCATCCAATAAATACTGGAAAGCATCGGGTGTGTTTTTGTCTTTAAAGAGCGTTTCGAATGATAATTTCTCGTATTCCAAAACATCTAGACCTGCACCAAGCACTTTTCCCGTTTGCATGGCAGTAACCAAATCGGCTGTGACGATGTTCTTTCCTCTGGAAGTATTGATAATCCAAATGTCTTTTGCGAAAGCATTAATAAATTTCAAATTTACCATTTTGTCGGTTTCGGTTGTCCACGGAATATGCAAACTCAGTACATCGGTTTTTTGCTGTAATTCTTCTAACGAAACTTGTCTTGCATTGGCATCACCCACATTTTCTTTGATGTCGTAACACAAAACTTCGACATCAAAGCCACGAAGTTTTTTGGCAAAGGCTTTTCCCATATTTCCATAACCAATAATCCCAACTGTTTTTCCGTCGAGTTCATATCCGCGATTTTTTTCTCTATTCCATTCTCCTGACCGAATTTCGCTATCGGCTATATTCAATTTATTAAAAAGTG
Coding sequences within:
- a CDS encoding 2-hydroxyacid dehydrogenase; the protein is MDIKILHIDSNHPLLWEQLEKAGFINHADFTSSKQEIESKIQDYQGIVIRSRFKIDKQFLDKATNLQFIARVGAGLESIDCDYATSKNIALIAAPEGNCNAVAEHTLGMILSLFNKLNIADSEIRSGEWNREKNRGYELDGKTVGIIGYGNMGKAFAKKLRGFDVEVLCYDIKENVGDANARQVSLEELQQKTDVLSLHIPWTTETDKMVNLKFINAFAKDIWIINTSRGKNIVTADLVTAMQTGKVLGAGLDVLEYEKLSFETLFKDKNTPDAFQYLLDGRKVILTPHIAGWTYESHERLAQVIVDKIKALYGKA